The genomic window GACCCGCTCCTCTGTCCCAACCTCCAGAATGTCCAGGGGGGGACCGAGCTCATGGCCTCCTGCCGGGCCTGCCTCCGGGGGCGGCCGAGGGGCCTGGATGCCTCCCCGATTGCCGAGCAGGTCCCCCGCCTCCTGGAGTTCTTCTGGGAGACCGGGTTCAACGCCGACGTGGAGGACAACGCGTTCGCCCGGAGCCGGCCTCTGGACCCCCGCATCGCGAGCGTGGAGGCGTGGGAGGCGGCCACGGCGACCGATCCCCTCTTCGTCCTGAAGGTCCCCTGGCTTCCGGCCGGCTGCGCCCTGGGCGAGGTGATGGACCGGCTCATCGCGCTGCGCCCCCACCAGGCGGTCCGCCTGGGGGATGCAGGGGCCCTGGGGGACCTCCTCTACCGGACCCCCCAGCTTCCGGAAGAGGGGTGAGATGCTCCGGTGGCAGGGTGGGCCCAGGAAAGCCCTTGCGGCGCGCAGGACCATCTGCTATGGTGACCGCGCAAGGCGTGCTCGATCTCGGAGCCCGCGCCGGCATACAGTGCTGCGGCACTGAGATGGAGATGCGTCCCATCCCCGCCGGTGTCCTCCCCCCCGCTCGGAGATGCGTTCCGCGGGGGCCCGGGGCCGCCGCGTAGCTCCTTCTCGCGTCCCCCCTTGCGGCGAGTCCCTGCACGGGCGCTGGTCCATCCCTCCTGACCGGGGAAAGGGTTCAGGCATGGAACGCCACATCTACCCGTTCACCGCCGTCGTCGGGCAAGAGCAGATGCGGAAGGCGCTGGTCTTCAACGCCATCGACCCCACCATCGGAGGGGTCCTGATCCGGGGGGAGAAGGGGACGGCGAAGTCCACCGCAGTCCGGGGATTGGCCGCCGTGCTCCCCCCCGGGTGGTGGTCAGGGGCTGCCCCTACGCCTGCGCCCCGGGCCAGCCGGAGGGGCTCTGCACCCAGTGCGCCGCGAAGGTCGCCCAGGGAACCCCCCTCCCCCTCACCGAGGGCCCCACGCCGGTCATCGATCTCCCCCTCAACGCCTCGGAGGACCGGGTGGTGGGCACCCTGGACCTCGAGGAGGCCCTGACCGCGGGGCGGAAGATCTTCGCCCCCGGCCTCCTCGCGGCCGCCCACCGGGCCATCCTGTACGTGGACGAGGTGAACCTCCTGGACGATCACCTGGTGGACGTCCTCTTGGACGTCGCGGTGACCGGGTTGAACGTGGTGGAGCGGGAGGGGATCACCCATGTTCACCCCGCGCGGTTCCTGCTCGTCGGCACCATGAACCCGGAGGAGGGGGACCTCCGGCCCCAGCTCCTCGACCGCTTCGGGCTCTGCGCGGAGGTGACGGCGGAGAAGGGAGCCGCGGAGCGGAAGGAGATCGTCCGGCGCGCGCTCGCCTTCCAGCGAGACCCCGCGGCCTTCGGCGCCGGGTGGGAACGCGAGCAGCAGGAGCTGCGCGACCGGATCGAGGCGGCCCGGAAAGCCGTCCCCACCCTGACGCCGAGCGAGGCGCTCCTGGAGACCGCAGCCCACGTGGCCATCGAGATGAAGGTGGACGGCCACCGGGCCGAGATCACCCTCATCAAGGCGGCCCTGG from Candidatus Methylomirabilis sp. includes these protein-coding regions:
- a CDS encoding ATP-binding protein; protein product: MVRGCPYACAPGQPEGLCTQCAAKVAQGTPLPLTEGPTPVIDLPLNASEDRVVGTLDLEEALTAGRKIFAPGLLAAAHRAILYVDEVNLLDDHLVDVLLDVAVTGLNVVEREGITHVHPARFLLVGTMNPEEGDLRPQLLDRFGLCAEVTAEKGAAERKEIVRRALAFQRDPAAFGAGWEREQQELRDRIEAARKAVPTLTPSEALLETAAHVAIEMKVDGHRAEITLIKAALASAAFHGRSEPTRDDLRDGMELALRHRTKRMPLQSAKLDATLIERLVGTYHERGPL